In Synechococcales cyanobacterium T60_A2020_003, the sequence TTTCCTGGAGTAACGTACTGGCTAATCGACTGGGCAGTTTCGGTAACTCAATCACCGGACAGCCGTATTGTTGGATTAATTCCTGCGTCTTCTCATCCGCCGCAAAGAATTCCCAATCGTCATACTTCAGGTTCTTCACGACAACATGCGGGATCTTCTCCCCAAAGGTCGCCAACGACACCTGCAATGACTTCATCGAGTCGTATTCCCCCGTGCAGATAAACCATTTCACCAGACCGACGTCATGACTCGCCGCCAAGTCCACAATATCGAACTGCTCCACCCATAACTGAAAGGCTTTGTGTACCGTCGCTGGCAGGTTCACAACAATATTTTTTTCATCCTCGATCGCCCAGTTGATAATGCTGCAAGCCTGTTCATTCACTTTCTCATCTTCCGAGAAACAGGAGACTTGGACATCGGTATAGATGCCCTTGAAATCGGGACTATCAATGTCTGTCTCAACCCCGAGCACAGGCGTACCCAGATCCAGCAAAACGGCATAGAGGGTGCGGGCGAAAAACGATTTCCCAACCCCGCCTTTATTACCATCAGCCAAGTGGATATAACGTTTCCAGGACTTAGCTTGTTCAACCGCGGATAACTTTCCCTCAGTGGGTTTCTTTTTCGGACTCGTAACCATACTTCAAACCGATAAACTGCACATCAAATTCCGATTACACCTGATTCCCACCCCCATCTCTAAGCTAGTAAGCCAACTTGATGCCCGCACTATCCGGACGGGGTAATTTCTTGCTCCCTGACATTGGTTTTGCACTTTCCTTAGCGCCTTCTCCAGAATCGGATTTTGGCGTCTCCGAACGCTTCTCCTGCGGCGGCATTGGACTTTCTCCGGTGACAGTTTTAGTCGTGGATTTTTTCGTCCCCGATCGCTGCCGACGACTTTTCCTAGCTCCCTTCTGTGCCAGGTTTGATTCCTTCTCCCGCTTCACTTCCAGGTAATACTTTTTCAGCGTCCCGCCGCGGATTTCTGGTACATCCTCTTCCAGTGCCAACGACGCCAAACTCTCCTCAATCATCACCGCCAACTCATCGTAGGAATAATGATTCGCCAACGACTGTGTCACAAAGTCATACAGTCGCTCAACCACGTCCCGCAACGTGTACAGTGTCTTCTCCTTCGGCGGCGTTTTTGCAGCCAAATCCGATAACAGCAGATCAAACTGTTGTGGCTGAATCGCCAGTAACTTATTCGGCATCGAGTTTCTCTTCGATCTTCCTCAAACTATGACCAACAGTAGAACAACGCCAGGCAAAAACTTTCTCCCAACCGCCGCTTAACCCGTAGACCCAAACCCTGAAAAGCATGGATAAGCAGCGATCTGAAGCATAAAAGAATTAAGCCAAATCTAGCACTCAATCCGAGCGAAACAGAATCTCCCGCAGGATATAAATTCCGTTCTCTCCATCCGTCCTCATGTGCGGATCGGTATCAGCCTCACCGATCTAAAACTGATCGATCTCTATCCCCTTTCCCAATCGTCAATCTATACCGCTATAGATACCCTCACCCGATCGCCCGTGATACCTTACCCCTTAACCGCACCATTCATTCACCCAACCCTCACCAAGACTTTCCCAGAACACCCCGCCAAACCGCTACTTCCCCCTCATCGCAGCCCATCGCCCCCATCCCCAAATCCTCCCCCCACAGTAGCCCCATCCGACTAGCGCTTGATAAAGCGGGACTCACTCCGCAATTTTGGCCCTCGTTGGGGCACGCTGCGCTCAAATTTGCTGCGTTCGCCGAGCCGCAAGACCCCGCCTACGCCGTTGTCGTTGCCCTGTCCTGCTGATGGCACGATCGACCATCCGATCATGCCCCTGATGTCATTCTCATTGATGCTGTTTGTCCTATGCCCGGTAAAGCGATTTTTCGGATTAGTAAGCTCAAGAGTTTTGGGGCGATCGCGGGAGCGGAACGTCATAACTCACGCACGCGGGAGACGCTGAATGCCGACCCCGATCGGGCGCAGGATAATTTTGTGTTTATTGGGGATGGCGATCGACCTTTGGAGGTATTGGCCAGGGAGCGGATTGGGGGGCAGAAGATTCGCAAGAATGCGGTGCTGGCGATCGATGTCTTTATCTCGGCTAGTCCTGAATATTTTCGACCGGATAATCCGGGGGAGGCAGGGTATTGGGAGCGCGATCGGTTTGAAGATTGGTTGGCGGTAAATGAGGCGTTTCTGAAGGAGGAATTTGGTGAGCGGAACATCCTCCGGGCGGAGTGTCATTTGGATGAGGCGACGCCCCATATTCATGCGGTGGTGGTGCCGCTCACGGATCAGGGCAAGTTGAGTTATCGGCGGCTCTATGGGGGGAAACGGACGGAGCTTTCTCAACTCCAAGATCGGGCTTGGGAGGCGGTAGCGGATTTGGGTATTGAGCGGGGGGTGAAGGGCAGTCGCGCGACCCATCGGGAGGTGAAGGATTGGTATGCCGAAATGCAGCAACCGATCGAGCAGAATCTAGATCTGGAGACGGTGCGGGTGCAGTTGGCCGATCGGGCCAGAATTGCGCGGGAGAATCAGCAGTTGCGGGTGCAGGCAGCCGCACTGTCTAGGACGCTGGATTTGCGCAATCAGGAGAAGCAGGATTTGTTGCAGCAGAAT encodes:
- a CDS encoding mobilization protein, with amino-acid sequence MVTSPKKKPTEGKLSAVEQAKSWKRYIHLADGNKGGVGKSFFARTLYAVLLDLGTPVLGVETDIDSPDFKGIYTDVQVSCFSEDEKVNEQACSIINWAIEDEKNIVVNLPATVHKAFQLWVEQFDIVDLAASHDVGLVKWFICTGEYDSMKSLQVSLATFGEKIPHVVVKNLKYDDWEFFAADEKTQELIQQYGCPVIELPKLPSRLASTLLQERLTFEQALTHRGNNFGIVQQSAVRGYLKKAQTAFQATGLV